The Magnetospirillum sp. XM-1 genomic interval CTTCCGCCGCGTGGTGCAGCCCGTAATCATCGCCGAGGTTCAGGCGGACCTGGACGAGGAGGGCCGCGCCCTGATGGGCGAGTTCCTCAAGGCCGCCGCTCCGGCGGGGAAATAGCTCCCCCTATCCCTTCCGCCTGATCTCGTAGGCCTGCAGATGGGTGAGCGCGGTGCGCAGCAGCGGGGCGGCTAGCCCGGCGGCGCGGGCCCGGCGGAGCATGTCGCCGACGATGTGCTCGCCCTCGGTGGGGCCGCCGGCCTCCAGGTCGCGCATCATGGACGCCGTCATGGCCGAGCCCTTCTGGGTCAGGAAGCCCAGCGCCAGATCGCGGGCCTCGGGGCGCGGGGCATGACCGGCATGGGACGCCACGGCGGCGCATTCCTCAAACATCTCCCGCATGATGGCCTCGCCGTCTCCGGTCGCCATGATGGTGCCGACGCTGGCGCGCATCAGGCAGGTCATGCCGGCCAGCGGGGCGAGCAGCACGTACTTCTCCCAGGCCTCCTGCATGATCTCGGGCGAATGGCGGGTCTCGCACTTGGCGGGGCCGAAGGCCTTGGCCAGCGCCTCGGTCCGCGCCGAGGTGCCGCCCGACCGCTCGCCGAAGGTGATGCGGTTGATGTTGTTCATGTGCACGATCTCGCCATCCGCGCCCAAGGTGGAGAAGATGTGGCACAGCCCGCCGATCACCCGTCCGGGCCCGAAGGCCGCGTCCAGCGGGCCGTAATGGGCCAGCCCGTTCAGGATGGGCAGGACGGCGGATTCGGGGCCGACGGCCGGCGCGATGGCCTTGATGGATTCGTCCAGGTCATAGGCCTTGCACGACAGCAGCACCATGTCCCAGTGGCCCGACAGGGTATCGGCGGTCACCGTCTTGACCGGGAAGGCGGCGTCGCCATGCGGGCTTTGGATGCGCAGCCCCTTCTCGGCCAGCAACCGGGCGCGCTTGGGCCGCACCAGAAAGGTCACGTCCGCCCCGGCCTCCGCCAGCCGCCCGCCGAAATAGCCCCCCGTCGCCCCCGCGCCCAGAACCAAAATCCGCATCATCCGCCTCCGGTATTACCAGTGGCGTCGAGGCTAATGGAGAGGGGCGGCGGGCGGCAAGGGGAAAGGCCTGGATTCAATGCCGTTCAAGGCAACATCCGTGACGGTATCAGCCGGCGAATCTGGCGGCTGGCCACATCCCGGAAGCGGGGAGTATGAAGGCAGATGCCGCCCACCAGGCCGACTAGACAGCCCAGAATGGTGTCGATGAAACGTGCCTGGATCAAAGCGGCAGACGAGGTGTGACCGAAGCTGGCGGCTTCCGCCAGGAAGAGCGTCAACGGCGTGATGAAGATTACGGCCACGCCGTAGTGGCGAGTGACCATGGTTTCGATAACGAAAACCAACGACGTCATCATCATGAAGATCGACCACCGGTCTAGGGGCAAGGCCAGCAATCCCCAGGATATCAGCAGGCCGAAGATGGTTCCTGCGACGCGCTGAACCTGTCTGTTCCATACCGCACGCAGGGACATGCCCTGGATTACGGCCAGGCAGCTGACCGGCACCCAGTAGGGGCGCGGCAAGTTGAGCGCTTGGCCGAGGGCCAGCGAGATTCCAACGAAGGCGCCGATGACCACGGGCTCGAACACGACATAGTCGAAGGTGGCCGGGGGAGGCGGAGCGACAGGTTGCGGCGCCCGCAGGCGCAGGATGTGCATGCTGTAAAGCAGCGCGATCACTCCGGCCAGCAGGCAGCCCATGGTTAGCAACCCGACATGCTGGGGCACCTGAAGGAGATCGACCGGTGAATAGGCTCCGATAGCTGCCGCCATGATGAAAAAAAGACTGCCCGGCGGTCCGATTTGGTAGAACCGGCAGACCATGGTGACCAGAGCGGCGATGAAGGCCAGGACCGGCACCATCAGCGGCGTGATGAGCTGGCTCAGCATGCCCAGGGTGTAGCATGCGGCCAAGCCGAACGAGCAGGCCATCAACGTTATCATGCGATGGTGTAGTGACGTTGCTGGCAGGTAAAGGAAGACGATCCCGCCTAGCGACGAGATCAATCCATAGCTCATATGATCGAAATAGGCTCCGACGGCAATTGGCAGGCCGGACGACATCGCCGCGGCGAACGGCATCTGCCACGGGCGGTCGCTTTTATGGACTGTCAACAATTGGGCCAGTTCGGATCGGATGAAGACCCGGATGGCCGCCAACATTTTGCAAACTTGCGGCACAGGCATGTCCACCACCGGAGAGCATGGCGACCGGACGGCTCGCCCGACATTGGGGTGGGGTGTCAGCTTCCGCCGAAGCGCGCCCGCAGATACGCCCCGTCCTTGTCACGCAGCAGGTTTTCTACCCAGCTCACGTACTTGTCCATCCATCCTTGCAGAAATTTTCTCGTATCCGGATTGGCGATCGCGCCATCGGCGTCAAAGAACCCATCCTTTATCTGGATAAACGCCTCGGGTTGGCCGAGTGTCGGCACGTCCAGATAGGCGAGAACATTGCGTAAATGCTGCTGTGCCAGGGAGGTGCCGATGGCGCCGGGGGAACACCCCATGATCCCGGCAGGTTTTCCCGCCCAAACGCTTTTGCCGTAGGGACGCGAGCCATGGTCGAGGGCATTTTTGAGCACGCCGGGGATCGAGCGGTTATATTCCGGCGTCACGAACAGCAGCCCATGGGCGGCGGCAATTTCAGCCCTCAGCCGAGAGACGGCTGGCACTGGCGTCAAGTCGTCATCCTGGTTGTAGAGCGGCAGACCGCCGATCTGAGTATGCTGGAATGAAAATTCCGGCGGCGCCAATTTCACGATGGCATCGGCAAGCTTGCGGTTGAAACTGTCCTTGCGCAGGCTGCCAACGATGATGGCGATCTGGTGTTGGCTCACGATGACCTCCTCCGGATGAATATACCCGATATTTCCGAGATAGACGGCCGATACACCCCCTCGATTGACGGCAGGATAGTCCGATCTCCGCTCTACCGGAAGGCGGAATGATGCTGGCACCTTTCTCCTGTAATTCGCCTCGTGCGGATCAGCTTCTATGCCGGAATGCGCCCGATGCGCGCGGGAACAACGAAAAAGCCCCTCCCGTTCCCAGGAGGGGCTCTCTCATCACTCATCCCCCGATGAAATCAAAGGGGGGCCGGGGCATGCCCCGGATGGGGTCGGGCGATAGCCCGATTTCCCACCCGGAAGACCGTCGGCGTTCCTACTCCGCCGCCTCCTTGCCGCCGGCCGGGGGCGGCGCGTCGGGCAGGCCGGCGAAGCGGCGCAGCATGGCGAAGCGGCGACGCAGCTGGCTTTCGGCGCTGTCGACCAGCTTGCGGTACCGCTCGGGATCGGCGCGTTCCACCATCTGGAAGCGGGCCTCGCCCTTCATGAAGTCGTACAGCTTGCCGTTGGGCTCCTTGCTGTCCAGCGTCAGCGGGCTTTCGCCGCTGCCCATCTTGCGAGGGTCCCAGCGGTAGAGCGGCCAGTAGCCGGCCTCCACCGCCATCTTCTGCTGGTCCAGGCCATGGGCCAGGTCGTAGCCGTGGGCGATGCAGTGGGAGTAGGCGACGATCAGCGAGACGCCGGGATAGCTGACGGCGTCCTGGAAGGCGCGCATGGTCTGCACGTCCTTGGAGCCGAAGGCCACGTTGGCGACGTAGACGTCCTCGTAGGCCATGGCCATCATGCCCAGGTCCTTCTTGGGCAGGGTCTTGCCGGCGATGGCGAACTTGGCCGAGGCGCCGATGGGGGTCGCCTTGGATTGCTGGCCGCCGGTGTTGGAATAGACCTCGGTGTCCATGACCAGGATGTTGACGTTCTTGCCCGAGGCGAAGACGTGGTCCAGGCCGCCATAGCCGATGTCGTAGGCCCAGCCGTCGCCGCCGACGATCCACACCACCTTCTCGACCAGATAATCGGCCACCTGCTCCAGCAGGCGGGCGTCCGCCGACTTCAGGCCGGAGAGCACCTTCCTGAGCTCGAGGATGCGGTTGCGCTGGACGGCGATCTCCACCTCGGAGCCTTGCGGCGCCAGGGCGATCTCGTTGGCCAGCTTCTCCGGCACCTGGCCGGTGGCGGTCAGCGCGGCCAGCAGCAGCTTGGCCTGGTTCTTGTGCTGGTCCACCGCCAGGCGGAAGCCGAAGCCGAACTCGGCGTTGTCCTCGAACAGCGAGTTGGCCCAGGCGGGGCCGCGGCCGTCGGCGTTCTGGGTGTAGGGCGTGGTGGGCAGGTTGCCGCCATAGATGGACGAGCAGCCGGTGGCGTTGGCGATCATCAGACGGTCGCCCCACAGCTGGGTCATCAGCTTGATGTAGGGGGTCTCGCCGCAGCCCAGGCAGGCGCCGGAGAACTCGAACAGCGGCTGGAGCAACTGGGCGGTCTTCACCGTGGGCGTGCCCAGCTTTTCCTTGTTCACTTCCGGCAGGTCGACGAAGAACGCCCAGTTGGCCTTCTCGGTCTCCAGGATCGGGTCCTTGGCCTCCATGCGCAGCGCCAGGCGGTTGGGGTCCTTCTTGTCCTTGCCGGGGCAGACCTTGACGCACAGCGTGCAGCCGGTGCAGTCCTCGGGCGCCACCTGGATGATGTAGGCGTCGCCCTTGAACTCGTTGCCGCGGTAATCCATGCGCTTGAACGAGGCCGGGGCGGCTTCCATGTCGGCCGGGCTGGCCACCTTGGCGCGGATGGCGGCATGCGGGCAGACCAGGGCGCACTTGTTGCACTGGATGCAGGGGCCCTCATCCCACACCGGGATTTCGGCGGCGATGTTGCGGCGCTCGAAGCGCGCCGTGCCGGTGGGCCACACGCCGTCCACCGGGAAGGCGGAGACGGGCAGCTTGTCGCCGTGATTGGCCAGCATCAGGGCCGAGACGCGCTTGACGAAGTCGGGCGAATCCTCGGGCACGATGGGCGGCAGCGAGCGGTTGGAGGTGGCTTCGGCCGGGATCTTGACCTCGTGCATGTGGTGGAGCGTCTCGTCCACCGCCTCGAAGTTCTTGGCGACCAGCTTTTCCGACTTGCGGCCGTAGGTCTTCTCGATGGCCTTCTTGATGTGGCCGATGGCCTCATCTCTGGGCAGCACGCCCGAGAGAGCGAAGAAGCAGGTCTGCATGATGGTGTTGATGCGGTTGCCCATGCCGGTGGCCAGCGCCACCTTGCGGGCATCGATCACGTGCACCTTGATCTGCTTGTCGATGATCTCCTGCTGCACCTCGCGCGGCAGGTGGGTCCACACCTCGTCGGCGGGGTGGGGCGAGTTCAGCAGGAACGTGGCGCCCTTGGCGGCGTAGCGCAGCACCTCGTACTTGTCCAGGAAGACGAAGTGGTGGCAGGCCACGAAGTCGGCGTCGCCCGAATCCAGCAGATAGGCCGACTGGATGGGCTCGGGGGAAAAGCGCAGGTGCGAGATGGTGATGGCGCCCGACTTCTTCGAGTCATAGACGAAATAGCCCTGGCCCTGGAAGCCGGCGTTCTCGGCGATGATCTTGATGGAGTTCTTGTTGGCGCCCACCGTGCCGTCGGCGCCCAGGCCGAAGAACACCGCGCTCTTGACCTTGGGCTGGACCAGCTTGAACGAGGAATCGGGCTCCAGCGACAGGTGGGTGACGTCGTCGGTGATGCCCACGGTGAAGCGGCGCTTCGGCTTGGACCGCGCCAGTTCGTCGAACACTGCCTTGGCCATGCCAGGGGTGAATTCCTTCGACGCCAGGCCATAGCGGCCGCCGATCACCACCGGGTCGGCGGCGGTGGCGCGGTTGCCCGTCGCCTTGGCTTCGGCCAGGGCGGCCAGGATGTCGAGATAGAGCGGCTCGGCGATGGCGCCCGGCTCCTTGCAGCGGTCCAGCACGGCGATGGCGCGCACGCTGGTCGGCAGGGCGGAGACGAAGGCGTCGATGGAGAAGGGGCGATAGAGGCGGACCTTCAGCACGCCCACCTTCTCGCCCTTGGCGGCGAGCGCGGTGACCGTCTCATGCACGGTCTCGGCGCCCGAGCCCATGATGATGACTACGCGCTCGGCCTCGGGATGGCCGAAATAGTCGAACAGTTTGTAGGCGCGGCCCGTCAGCTTGGCATAGCGGTCCATCTCCTGCTGCACGATGCCGGGGCAGGCCTCGTACCAGGGATTGCGGGCCTCCTGCATCTGGAAGAAGGTGTCCGGGTTCTGCGCCGTGCCGCGCAGGGTCGGATGGTCGGGGGACAGCGCCCGGGCGCGGTGCGCCGCGATGGAATCGGCATCCAGCAGGGCCAGCAGGTCCTCGTCGTTCAGCTCCTCGATCTTGGTGACCTCGTGCGAGGTGCGGAAGCCGTCGAAGAAGTGCAGGAACGGCACCCGGGCCTTTAAGGTCGCCGAATGGGCGATGGCCGCCATGTCGTGGGCTTCCTGGCCCGAGCCCGAGGCCAGCAGGCCGAAGCCGGTCTGGCGGCAGGCCATGACGTCGGAATGGTCGCCGAAGATGGACAGGCCGTGGGTGGCCACTGTGCGGGCCGTGACATGCATGCAGAAGCTCGTCAATTCGCCGGCGATCTTGTACATGTTGGGGATCATCAGCAGCAGGCCCTGGCTGGCCGTGAAGGTGGTGGCCAGCGAGCCCGCCTGCAGCGCGCCGTGGACCGCGCCGGCGGCGCCGCCCTCGTGCTGCATCTCGGCCACGTCCGGGACCACGCCCCAGATGTTCTTGCGCCCTTCCGAGGCCCACTGGTCGGCCAGCTCGCCCATGGTGGAAGACGGCGTGATCGGATAGATCGCCGCCACCTCGCTGACCCGGTAAGCCACCGAGGCGCACGCCTCGTTGCCGTCGACCGTGATCAAAGCCCTGTCTGCCATGTCTTTCCCACTCTCTAAGTTCATTTGCCCGTTTTGGGCCTTGGAAAACGGGCGCGAATCACCGCCGCGCCCCGTTTCCGAAAGGCTCGGAAGAATAGACGGCGGTCTCGAGGGTCCGCAAGTCCCTTACGAATCGCCGCTCAAAAAAGTAATAAAGTTGTTCGGCCGGGGGCTCTCCTATGCAGACTTGCCCCGGGGGCTTCCGGCGTCGGGCCGCCGGTGCTAGAAATGAGCGAAAGATTTGTTGCTCAGAGGGTTCGATGTCCGGGATAACCCAGCCGCCCTGGCATATTTTGACAGATACCGACCTAGTGGCGGCGCTGATGGACGTCATTCCCCATCCCATCTTCTTCAAGGATCGGGAGGGGCGCTATCTCGGCTGCAACAGCCATTTCTGCCAGATGCTGGGATACGGCCACGACGAGGTGGTGGGCAAGACCGTCTTCGAGATCGCGCCGTCCAATCTGGCCCAGGTCTATCATGAGGCGGACATCAAGCTGATGGAGACGGGCGGCACCCAGTGCTACGCCTCGTCGGTGAAGTACGGCGACGGGCTGACCCGGCGCGGCGTGTTCTTCAAGTCGGTCTTTCACGACAAGGCCGGGGTGGCCGCCGGCCTGGTCGGCATGTTCTACCCGATGGAGTTCATGCTCCACGTGATCGACATGTAGGCAGGGCCGCCTAGGCGGCCTTGCAGGTCTCCTGGGTCCGGCGCATCAATTCGATGCTGGCCAGCGACCAGATGGGGGTTCCCTGTGCCTTGCGGTCGGCGACGATGCGCTCGACCAAGGTCAGGGGAACATTGCGAATCCATTCCTCAAGCACGGCGGCGGCTCCTTTTATGCTGCAGCGCACAATGGACTGTATCGCCGATTGCCTGCCGGATTCCAGGCCCGTAAATGCAGGGGGCCCATGTCGGCGGCGCAATGGTCATACCAGTCGCTCGCCGGACAGGCGCCAGTCCATAGGTATGTCTACGAAATTCGGTTGCACATCCGAGCCTTAGGCGCGCATAATACCGGATGCGGACCCGGACCTCCTTGAGGCCGGGTATTTTTTTGCCTGGGGAGTTCTGCAATGGCCGAGAACAACAACTCCAATCCTCCGAACAACCAGCATGCCGAAGACCAGCATGATGGGGCGGAGAACGCACAGCAGGCGCTTGACGACCTGACGGTGCTGCAGAACGTCCAGAACCAGAACATGGGCGATGCCCGCCTGAACGTGGCGCGATCGGTTGACGTCAGCGACACGCAGCTGGGCAATCTCGCCAATGTGCAGCAGGGCTCGACGGGCAGCCCGCAGGTTCAGAACCTGGGCGGCATCGCCGGCGGCACGAACATCGCCATCGACGTCGAGATCGAGACGTCCAAGGACAACACCGTCGCTCCGCCCGAGCTGGAAAGCCTGGCGGGTGACGTGCGGGAAGAGGCGGTCACCATCGCGGTGAACTCCGGCGGCGCCAAGGCGCTGAACGTGCAGGAGCTCCCCGATCTGGCCAAGCCCGACGCGGAGTTCAAGCCTCAGGACCCGGCCCTCGGCCAGCCGGTCACCCTGACTCCTCCCGGCGGGTTTGTCGCCAATACCCAGATTCAGGAAGGTGCTGCCGCTCCGGCCGCCGCCGAGGCGGCGAAGGAAGATAAGGCTCCCGAGATCCAGGCGGCGGTCAATCACGCGCCGACGGTGGCGGGTGACGCATCGAGCTCGACGGTGCAGGAAGGGACTGTGAGCGGCCGTATCGTTGCCTCCGACAACGATGGCGACGCGCTCACCTTCCAGCTGATCGGTGCGGATGGCCAGCCGACCAACACCATCACCAACGACCACGGCACCATCACCATCAACTCGTCCACTGGCGAATACACCTTCGTGGCCAGCGAGGCGACCCGTTCCCTCGGCCTGAAGGACGACGGATCGCGTGAATCGGTGACCGATCTGTTCCAGATTCGGGTCAGCGATAGCCATGGCGGCGACGTTTCCACCAGCCTGAGCGTGACGGTGGAGGGCCTCAACGACGGTCCGGCCGTGTCCGGCGCGGTGACTCTCGACGCTATCGACGAAGATCATTCGATCACCATGACGGCGGCCGAGTGGCAGTCCAAGCTGCTGGGCAAGGCTTCCGATATCGACGGTGACGACCTGTCGGTCTCTCTCTCCGGCTTCGAAGTTTCCAACGGCAAGATCACCGACAACCAGGACGGCACCTTCACCTTTACGCCCGGCAAGGATTTCAGCGGCGATATCGAGGCAACCTACACCGTTTCCGATGGCCATGGCGGAACCACCACCGGCACTGCGACGCTTCATGTCAATGCGGTGAACGATCAGGCGACCCTTGACCCGCAGAATCTGGTTACGCGCGACGACGAAACCGCTGTGACCGGCAGCGCCCGCGGCAGCGACGTGGATGGCGACACGCTGACCTATTCCCTTGTCGATAACGACGGCAACAAGGTCACCCGGATCGATACCGACCATGGCACGGTGACCATCGACGCCAAGACCGGCGAATACACCTTCACGCCGAATGATGCGGCGGACGCCCTTGGCGAGGGCCAGTCGGCGCATGACAGCTTCCGGGTCGTGGCCAATGACGGCACGTTGGACAGCACGGTATCGACCGTGGACGTCACCGTGACCGGCTCCAACGATGGTCCGCAGACCAAGCTGGTGGAACTGACCGGTGGCGACGAGGACCACTCGATCACCATCACGGCAAAGGATCTGCTGAAGAACGCTTCGGATGTGGATGGCGATTCTCTGTCGGTGAGCAATCTGAGCGCCGAGCACGGCACCATCACTGACAATCATGACGGTACCTACACCTTCACTCCCGACGGTGATTTCAATGGTACGGTAAATCTGTCCTACACCATCAGCGACGGTCATACGGGCGGCACGGTCCAGGGATCGGCCACCTTTGATGTCGCTTCGGTCAATGACGCCGCGGTGATCACCGGCGACGCGTCCGGCGCGGTGGGCGAGGACGGCACCCTGGTGACCTCGGGCGACCTCAACGCCACCGACGTGGATTCGTCCGCCGCCTTCGTGGCGGGTTCGCAGAACGACGCCTACGGCACCTTCGCGGTGAACGAGAAGGGCGAGTGGTCCTATACCCTGGACAACAGCTCGGACGCGGTGCAGGGCCTGGCCGAGGGCGAGCATCTGACCCGCACCTTCGAGGTGCAGACCGCCGACGGCACCACCCAGACGGTGACCGTGACCATCGACGGCGCCAATGACGCCGCGGTGATCACCGGCGACGCGTCCGGCGCGGTGGGCGAGGACGGCACCCTGGTGACCTCGGGCGACCTCAACGCCACCGACGTGGATTCGTCCGCCGCCTTCGTGGCGGGTTCGCAGAACGACGCCTACGGCACCTTCGCGGTGAACGAGAAGGGCGAGTGGTCCTACACCCTGGACAACAGCTCGGACGCGGTGCAGGGCCTGGCCGAGGGCGAGCATCTGACCCGCACCTTCGAGGTGCAGACCGCCGACGGCACCACCCAGACGGTGACCGTGACCATCGACGGCGCCAATGACGCCGCGGTGATCACCGGCGACGCGTCGGGCGCGGTGGGCGAGGACGGCACCCTGGTGACCTCGGGCGACCTCAACGCCACCGACGTGGATTCGTCCGCCGCCTTCGTGGCGGGTTCGCAGAACGACGCCTACGGCACCTTCGCGGTGAACGAGAAGGGCGAGTGGTCCTACACCCTGGACAACAGCTCGGACGCGGTGCAGGGCCTGGCCGAGGGCGAGCATCTGACCCGCACCTTCGAGGTGCAGACCGCCGACGGCACCACCCAGACGGTGACCGTGACCATCGACGGCGCCAATGACGCCGCGGTGATCACCGGCGACGCGTCGGGCGCGGTGGGCGAGGACGGCACCCTGGTGACCTCGGGCGACCTCAACGCCACCGACGTGGATTCGTCCGCCGCCTTCGTGGCGGGTTCGCAGAACGACGCCTACGGCACCTTCGCGGTGAACGAGAAGGGCGAGTGGTCCTACACCCTGGACAACAACTCGGACGCGGTGCAGGGCCTGGCCGAGGGCGAGCATCTGACCCGCACCTTCGAGGTGCAGACCGCCGACGGCACCACCCAGACGGTGACCGTGACCATCGACGGCGCCAATGACGCCGCGGTGATCACCGGCGACGCGTCCGGCGCGGTGGGCGAGGACGGCACCCTGGTGACCTCGGGCGACCTCAACGCCACCGACGTGGATTCGTCCGCCGCCTTCGTGGCGGGTTCGCAGAACGACGCCTACGGCACCTTCGCGGTGAACGAGAAGGGCGAGTGGTCCTACACCCTGGACAACAGCTCGGACGCGGTGCAGGGCCTGGCCGAGGGCGAGCATCTGACCCGCACCTTCGAGGTGCAGACCGCCGACGGCACCACCCAGACGGTGACCGTGACCATCGACGGCGCCAATGACGCCGCGGTGATCACCGGCGACGCGTCCGGCGCGGTGGGCGAGGACGGCACCCTGGTGACCTCGGGCGACCTCAACGCCACCGACGTGGATTCGTCCGCCGCCTTCGTGGCGGGTTCGCAGAACGACGCCTACGGCACCTTCGCGGTGAACGAGAAGGGCGAGTGGTCCTACACCCTGGACAACAGCTCGGACGCGGTGCAGGGCCTGGCCGAGGGCGAGCATCTGACCCGCACCTTCGAGGTGCAGACCGCCGACGGCACCACCCAGACGGTGACCGTGACCATCGACGGCGCCAATGACGCCGCGGTGATCACCGGCGACGCGTCCGGCGCGGTGGGCGAGGACGGC includes:
- the panE gene encoding 2-dehydropantoate 2-reductase; amino-acid sequence: MRILVLGAGATGGYFGGRLAEAGADVTFLVRPKRARLLAEKGLRIQSPHGDAAFPVKTVTADTLSGHWDMVLLSCKAYDLDESIKAIAPAVGPESAVLPILNGLAHYGPLDAAFGPGRVIGGLCHIFSTLGADGEIVHMNNINRITFGERSGGTSARTEALAKAFGPAKCETRHSPEIMQEAWEKYVLLAPLAGMTCLMRASVGTIMATGDGEAIMREMFEECAAVASHAGHAPRPEARDLALGFLTQKGSAMTASMMRDLEAGGPTEGEHIVGDMLRRARAAGLAAPLLRTALTHLQAYEIRRKG
- a CDS encoding FUSC family protein, which encodes MPVPQVCKMLAAIRVFIRSELAQLLTVHKSDRPWQMPFAAAMSSGLPIAVGAYFDHMSYGLISSLGGIVFLYLPATSLHHRMITLMACSFGLAACYTLGMLSQLITPLMVPVLAFIAALVTMVCRFYQIGPPGSLFFIMAAAIGAYSPVDLLQVPQHVGLLTMGCLLAGVIALLYSMHILRLRAPQPVAPPPPATFDYVVFEPVVIGAFVGISLALGQALNLPRPYWVPVSCLAVIQGMSLRAVWNRQVQRVAGTIFGLLISWGLLALPLDRWSIFMMMTSLVFVIETMVTRHYGVAVIFITPLTLFLAEAASFGHTSSAALIQARFIDTILGCLVGLVGGICLHTPRFRDVASRQIRRLIPSRMLP
- a CDS encoding NADPH-dependent FMN reductase is translated as MSQHQIAIIVGSLRKDSFNRKLADAIVKLAPPEFSFQHTQIGGLPLYNQDDDLTPVPAVSRLRAEIAAAHGLLFVTPEYNRSIPGVLKNALDHGSRPYGKSVWAGKPAGIMGCSPGAIGTSLAQQHLRNVLAYLDVPTLGQPEAFIQIKDGFFDADGAIANPDTRKFLQGWMDKYVSWVENLLRDKDGAYLRARFGGS
- the nifJ gene encoding pyruvate:ferredoxin (flavodoxin) oxidoreductase, with protein sequence MADRALITVDGNEACASVAYRVSEVAAIYPITPSSTMGELADQWASEGRKNIWGVVPDVAEMQHEGGAAGAVHGALQAGSLATTFTASQGLLLMIPNMYKIAGELTSFCMHVTARTVATHGLSIFGDHSDVMACRQTGFGLLASGSGQEAHDMAAIAHSATLKARVPFLHFFDGFRTSHEVTKIEELNDEDLLALLDADSIAAHRARALSPDHPTLRGTAQNPDTFFQMQEARNPWYEACPGIVQQEMDRYAKLTGRAYKLFDYFGHPEAERVVIIMGSGAETVHETVTALAAKGEKVGVLKVRLYRPFSIDAFVSALPTSVRAIAVLDRCKEPGAIAEPLYLDILAALAEAKATGNRATAADPVVIGGRYGLASKEFTPGMAKAVFDELARSKPKRRFTVGITDDVTHLSLEPDSSFKLVQPKVKSAVFFGLGADGTVGANKNSIKIIAENAGFQGQGYFVYDSKKSGAITISHLRFSPEPIQSAYLLDSGDADFVACHHFVFLDKYEVLRYAAKGATFLLNSPHPADEVWTHLPREVQQEIIDKQIKVHVIDARKVALATGMGNRINTIMQTCFFALSGVLPRDEAIGHIKKAIEKTYGRKSEKLVAKNFEAVDETLHHMHEVKIPAEATSNRSLPPIVPEDSPDFVKRVSALMLANHGDKLPVSAFPVDGVWPTGTARFERRNIAAEIPVWDEGPCIQCNKCALVCPHAAIRAKVASPADMEAAPASFKRMDYRGNEFKGDAYIIQVAPEDCTGCTLCVKVCPGKDKKDPNRLALRMEAKDPILETEKANWAFFVDLPEVNKEKLGTPTVKTAQLLQPLFEFSGACLGCGETPYIKLMTQLWGDRLMIANATGCSSIYGGNLPTTPYTQNADGRGPAWANSLFEDNAEFGFGFRLAVDQHKNQAKLLLAALTATGQVPEKLANEIALAPQGSEVEIAVQRNRILELRKVLSGLKSADARLLEQVADYLVEKVVWIVGGDGWAYDIGYGGLDHVFASGKNVNILVMDTEVYSNTGGQQSKATPIGASAKFAIAGKTLPKKDLGMMAMAYEDVYVANVAFGSKDVQTMRAFQDAVSYPGVSLIVAYSHCIAHGYDLAHGLDQQKMAVEAGYWPLYRWDPRKMGSGESPLTLDSKEPNGKLYDFMKGEARFQMVERADPERYRKLVDSAESQLRRRFAMLRRFAGLPDAPPPAGGKEAAE
- a CDS encoding PAS domain-containing protein, translating into MSGITQPPWHILTDTDLVAALMDVIPHPIFFKDREGRYLGCNSHFCQMLGYGHDEVVGKTVFEIAPSNLAQVYHEADIKLMETGGTQCYASSVKYGDGLTRRGVFFKSVFHDKAGVAAGLVGMFYPMEFMLHVIDM